A window from Sphingobacterium hotanense encodes these proteins:
- a CDS encoding FecR family protein produces the protein MIIAAIRIAKLLVKKYRNELTDQDRMELERWYSAHPTNKPFEDSLMSNDVDEKELAWLDSIDSEAAWKKAEKRHPRRKKIIYWGAAAAVLAIASFGYLALKENSSPDAIQRELLAAVVAEDINPALLGAKIILANGEQKQVAEKLSLSESSNLFTTESQSQNLSARSVVTMLNTLVVPIANHFQLTLSDGTSIWVNANSELKFPTKFSESERKVYLKGEAYFEVAKDAKKPFYVVTENGTVKVLGTHFNVSTYGNTSKTTLSEGLVEVSKSGNREIIKPGQKAEIRGDEIQVRKANLQKDLAWKNNEFYFNKDNIVDIATQLKMWYDLDVSLGSDVSLTETYSGEIKRDSKLSEVIKMLEFVSDLKFALNKNKLLITKK, from the coding sequence ATGATTATAGCCGCAATCAGAATAGCTAAATTATTGGTCAAAAAGTATCGTAACGAATTGACGGACCAAGATCGAATGGAATTAGAGCGATGGTATTCAGCCCATCCTACGAATAAACCGTTCGAAGATTCTCTTATGTCCAACGATGTCGACGAAAAAGAGCTTGCATGGTTGGATTCCATAGATAGTGAAGCTGCTTGGAAGAAAGCTGAGAAACGACACCCTAGAAGAAAGAAAATTATCTATTGGGGTGCCGCAGCGGCAGTTCTTGCTATTGCTAGCTTTGGCTATTTGGCGTTAAAGGAAAATTCGTCTCCCGATGCAATTCAACGGGAATTACTTGCTGCTGTGGTCGCGGAAGATATTAATCCAGCGTTGCTTGGCGCGAAGATCATTCTTGCGAATGGAGAACAAAAGCAGGTTGCTGAGAAATTAAGCTTGTCGGAGAGTAGTAATCTTTTTACTACGGAGAGCCAATCTCAGAATTTATCAGCGCGTTCCGTTGTTACCATGTTGAATACGTTGGTCGTTCCTATCGCGAATCATTTTCAACTAACGCTTTCCGATGGAACGTCCATTTGGGTTAATGCTAATAGCGAGTTAAAATTTCCTACAAAATTCAGCGAGAGTGAAAGAAAGGTCTACTTGAAAGGAGAGGCTTATTTCGAGGTTGCCAAAGATGCAAAAAAACCGTTCTATGTAGTGACAGAAAATGGGACAGTGAAAGTTCTAGGAACACACTTTAATGTCTCAACCTATGGAAATACGTCCAAAACAACCCTTTCCGAAGGTTTGGTAGAGGTTTCTAAATCAGGAAATAGAGAGATCATCAAGCCCGGTCAGAAGGCCGAAATAAGAGGGGATGAGATACAAGTTAGGAAAGCTAATCTTCAAAAAGATCTAGCTTGGAAAAACAATGAATTTTATTTCAACAAAGATAACATCGTAGATATTGCAACCCAGTTAAAGATGTGGTATGATTTAGATGTGTCCTTAGGATCTGATGTATCACTTACAGAAACTTATTCAGGAGAGATCAAGAGAGATTCGAAGTTATCGGAGGTAATAAAAATGTTGGAATTCGTCAGCGACTTAAAATTTGCACTGAACAAAAATAAATTATTGATAACCAAAAAATAG
- a CDS encoding RNA polymerase sigma factor, whose amino-acid sequence MVVADKVLFTKYYKLLCFFAWKMVKDQAQAEDLAQDAFVSYFQNKSRVSTDEAAIKAFLYSAVRFAVFNQNRKTLSEKKYWERSPFSEADTIDYEHQIIQAEFTFEIHVALQKLPEACQKVFSLSYLEGMTTEEIANELEVSINTIKTHKKRGLKALREMLRPEFFSLFLLFLK is encoded by the coding sequence ATGGTAGTCGCGGATAAGGTATTATTCACAAAATACTATAAACTGTTGTGTTTCTTTGCATGGAAGATGGTAAAGGATCAAGCACAAGCCGAAGATCTGGCTCAGGATGCCTTTGTTTCATATTTTCAAAATAAATCACGCGTATCTACTGACGAAGCGGCTATCAAGGCCTTCCTATATTCCGCAGTCCGATTTGCTGTGTTCAACCAAAATAGAAAAACGCTTTCCGAGAAAAAATATTGGGAAAGAAGTCCATTTTCTGAAGCAGATACCATCGACTACGAACACCAAATTATTCAAGCAGAATTCACATTTGAAATACATGTTGCCCTTCAAAAACTTCCAGAGGCATGCCAGAAAGTATTTTCCCTTAGCTACCTTGAAGGGATGACTACGGAAGAAATTGCGAACGAGCTTGAGGTAAGTATCAACACGATTAAAACCCATAAAAAGAGAGGTTTAAAAGCCCTAAGGGAAATGTTACGCCCAGAATTCTTCTCTTTATTTCTGCTTTTCCTAAAATAA
- a CDS encoding RagB/SusD family nutrient uptake outer membrane protein, whose translation MKKNIIKLLICCGLGLSVASCDKFLDREPLGQIGASEYFKTETNANSAVMGMYRTMMNSFSFGQSFITVPEFSAVHIEHSAKFQEYELMAIHKINTVNPWMKNIWQAAYTTINAANNIITEVPNMAEGSISNEKRDQFVGEAKFVRALNFFFLVRAFGNIPVPLTATKEGTAHDLDQSAPADVYKQIVQDLTDASTLLPVNNPNTGDAVRGRASHWAAKALLAKVYLYQGSLTNDYSKAASLADEVIKSGKYSLAADYGSIWTTENSTEAIFELQFDDQATNPLASVANNNASVLFFAKEPFIDGLFEATDKRKAFSYKKEALKTDPTTTRAFMGKFPNFSPASQNFPAIRLAELYLIHAEAKARVDNSVSAASYASLKMVQDRAGVTKPISAYTSLANYITAIQDEKEKELVFEGETWFDQCRTKYALKKHSTLTSENFFLYPIPVDEINQSGKLKQNPGY comes from the coding sequence ATGAAAAAGAATATAATCAAATTATTAATATGTTGCGGGTTAGGACTATCTGTTGCTTCCTGTGACAAGTTTTTAGACCGCGAGCCATTGGGACAGATTGGTGCGAGCGAATATTTTAAGACGGAAACGAATGCGAATTCTGCGGTGATGGGGATGTATAGGACGATGATGAACTCGTTTTCCTTCGGTCAATCCTTTATCACGGTTCCGGAGTTCTCTGCGGTGCATATTGAGCATTCAGCAAAGTTCCAAGAATATGAGTTGATGGCGATTCATAAGATCAATACGGTGAATCCGTGGATGAAGAATATCTGGCAGGCGGCATATACGACGATCAATGCGGCAAACAATATCATAACGGAGGTTCCTAATATGGCCGAGGGGTCTATTTCGAATGAGAAAAGGGATCAATTTGTGGGCGAGGCTAAGTTTGTGCGCGCATTGAACTTTTTCTTCTTGGTTCGTGCGTTTGGGAATATACCTGTGCCATTGACGGCGACGAAAGAAGGGACAGCTCATGATTTGGATCAGTCGGCGCCAGCGGACGTATATAAGCAGATTGTTCAGGATTTGACAGATGCTAGTACGCTTCTGCCTGTGAACAATCCAAATACAGGTGATGCGGTGCGAGGAAGGGCTTCCCATTGGGCAGCAAAGGCTTTGTTAGCGAAGGTTTATTTATATCAGGGCTCTTTGACTAATGATTATTCAAAGGCAGCAAGTTTGGCGGATGAGGTAATTAAGTCGGGAAAGTATTCGCTGGCAGCTGATTACGGTTCGATATGGACGACGGAGAATAGTACGGAGGCGATTTTTGAGCTTCAATTCGATGATCAGGCGACCAATCCTTTGGCGTCGGTCGCTAATAATAATGCGAGTGTTCTGTTCTTTGCTAAAGAGCCTTTCATCGATGGGTTATTTGAAGCAACAGATAAGCGGAAGGCTTTTTCGTATAAGAAGGAAGCTTTGAAGACTGACCCCACAACTACGCGAGCGTTTATGGGGAAGTTTCCTAACTTCTCTCCGGCAAGTCAGAACTTTCCGGCTATCCGATTGGCAGAGCTGTATCTAATCCATGCGGAAGCAAAAGCGAGGGTGGATAATAGTGTCAGCGCGGCTTCTTACGCTTCTTTGAAAATGGTTCAGGATCGCGCAGGCGTTACTAAGCCAATCAGCGCTTATACAAGTTTGGCAAATTATATCACAGCAATACAGGACGAAAAGGAGAAGGAGCTTGTATTTGAGGGGGAAACTTGGTTTGATCAATGCCGTACGAAATACGCATTGAAAAAGCACAGCACCTTGACCAGTGAGAACTTTTTCTTATATCCAATCCCAGTGGATGAGATTAATCAAAGTGGTAAATTAAAGCAGAATCCGGGATATTAA